Within Vicia villosa cultivar HV-30 ecotype Madison, WI linkage group LG1, Vvil1.0, whole genome shotgun sequence, the genomic segment ttttataaacgggaataagctacaaatatttttataaacaaaaatagtctattgttgatacaattttttttataaatgaaaaaagaCTATTGTTGATACcactatttttataaacgaaaataaattacaaataactttataaacgggaaaagtctactattaatacaattatatttataaacgtgaataagttaaaaatatttttataaatgcgaaaaagtatattggtgataccattatttttataaacggaaacaagttacaaatattttaataaacaagaaaaatctattaattatttttataaaattattttacccagcgttggatcaaataagtgtttttataaacgggttctaagtatttttataaaGAGCATTGCTATATAGCACGAGAGATTTTTCGTATCATTTGCACGAACATGTTTAGATTGTGAATTTTGCACTCATAGTTgagattataatatttattttatactaCAGTAAAATAACTATAGGCTAAACCAATTGTAGAAAAATCAATTAACAATTCATTTGCATAAGATGTGCGAAAATTCTCTCGTACCCTTAAGCATTTtccttttataaatataaaaaataagtatAAGTATAATGTTGTTATATTACTTTAATCAATGCATAAAGGTtgctaaatatttttttgtttatatttgtgattatgtCAATGTTTATGATccgtaaaacaaatttaaaaactgacaaatgacatattgcgacatgtaattattgttttagttaaaGAACTAAAATTTGGATGTATTATTAGCTCTTACATCGTTAACTATTATTTAACATACtacatgtttaatttttattccgATAGTCATCCAATTAATATTCGTATTGTTTAAATATATACGGAATAACTTCATAAAATAGATCTTATCCAAGTAATATTAAATCCAAACGGCCCCGTGCAATAGCACGGGTATTCCGCTAGTATATTATTAAAATGTATAGCCATACTATTAAAATTTATAGCCATCATGTTTGCATTCAAAGGTCTATATTTATCAAATATGATTTTTCTTATTCATCCACGTCTACAAAGCATGACATCAAATAACTCCAAAAAAATTCTTATTAATGCTAGAATTTATTATACTCAATTCATTCACCTTAAACAAATTGATTCTTGATGTCTAAATTGACTTCCAAATCAGATTAGGCGGTTCAGTAGACTAGATATTGATGGTGAAAACCAAAAAAATGAATTTGATCCTTGTATCACTGTGAATTTGTTAACATCCCAGTTATTATTGATACCAACATTACTCTAAAGATCAACTCACACCCAACTCCATGAAAATGTGGCAGCCCAATGATAATGAAAAATCAAAGAGAATTTAACTTGTCACCCCTTGTTATACCTGGAACCTCCCatatttttttaatgacaaaAATACCCTTGCTATTATTTACTCTAACACATTTTTACAATCGTTAAGAAAATTCACTTTGATCATatactaaaaaattaaatttttagtaGCGAAATTGAAATCTCTGATACGAGATTTTCTCATTTTCAGCCAAATTCGCGTTTTACAATAAATTGTGTGGGAAATAATTTTTAGACGAATTACGAATAAATCTGCAAATCAACTTATTTATCCGACATAATTTATGGTCTAAATGGTTGAACCCAAAATTTAAGACTAAAAATAAGTGGTCCAAAATTAGGGTCAGTCATAAGTTAAATAGACTGATTCGCATACCTTGGTCCATATACCAGTCATATATAGAACTGTTCTGGAGTGGGCTTAGAGTTGGTCCACCAACGGGCATAGCTCAATCCACATTCGCGTCGAGGATGACCCAACTCACTGGCCCAATTCGATAAGAGCCAGTGAAGAGCACGTTTCCCACGTGCTCCTCACACGAGGACACGCCATCAACTGCCTCTCACGTCTTGCACGACATGgaattaggggtgggaataggccaggccggcctacaggggcctacggcctagcctacataggcctaggccaggccaagcctatttaataaagagaccaggcttaggcttttttaaaagcctattttattaaataggccaggcttaggctattataaaagcctatgaagccttataggccggcctatatttttatatatattagaaatatgttaaataagttggttcatgtatgtatatatattaaaaaaaactaaataggctaccatatatatatatatatatatatatatatatatatatatatatatatatatatatatatatatatatatatatatatatatatatatatatatatatatatatatatatatatatatatatatatatatatatatacatacatatagaggagggatcaaattacacccgaagagttacaccacgagttacactcgttcaataactacatctcaatttaatattttttaaattcaaccgttggattgaaacataatatcatatagatcttacatataaagtttgagcttaatctataatgatttactatgtcattgaatcacatcaaaattaacgttatatgaaagctcattttgacgttaatctttggatatcttgatgatatagtaaatcattatagattaagctcaaaatttataggtatgatctatatgatattatgtttcaatccaacggttgaatttaaaaaatattaattcgagatgtagttattgaacgagtgtaactcgtggtgtaactcttcgggtgtaatttgatccctcctcatatatatatatatatatatatatatatatatatatatatatatatatatatatatatatatatatatatatatatatatatatatatatatatatatatatatatatatatgaggaaagatcaaattacacccgaagagttacaccacgagttacactcgttcaataactacatctcgaattaatattttttaaattcaaccgttggattgaaacataatatcatatagatcatacctataaagtttgagcttaatctataatgatttactatgtcattgaattacattaaaattaacgttatatgaaaactcattttgacgttaatctttggatatcttgatgatatagtaaatcattatagattaagctcaaactttataggtatgatctatatgatactatgtttcaatccaacggttgaatttaaaaaatattaattcgagatgtagttattgaacgagtgtaactcgtggtgtaactcttcgggtgtaatttgatccctcctctctctctctctctatatatatatatatatatatatatatatatatatatatatatatatatatatatatatatatatatatatatatatatatatatatatatatatatatatataacaaatactaaataggttcacttatatatgacctacaagacttcttcagttatatagattaattgaaaattttaatgagagacaggctttttaaataggctttcaggccaggccaggcttttaaaaaggccaggccaggccaaaaaactgagcctatgataggccgtaggccaggcttaggccttttaagtttatcgtaggccaggctcaggccttctaaagcctagcctagcctagcctatttccacccctacatgGAATACATTTTTCGCCCCTCGTAGCGGAAAACTCTGCCCACACCTTTGAAGATCACGGGGCAGTTAACCCAGGATGATTAGCACGTGCTGCTCACCCCCACGTGCACATGGAAATCCTGACAATAATCCATTATGGGCTTGGACTTTCAGCCTATAGTGGAGACCATTGACCCTGTGTTGAGGGTTCACTATAAATACCCTCCTCTGCATGAGTGTCAAGTATTCACATTTTCCAACCCTAATTCTTATGCCTCTAGAATCGATTCTAACTTTGGCATTAGAGTGTCTGCATGTAGACCCTCTTCTTTGTTGATTACACCAAGTCCACGACATCAGCAGTCCactcttcattttctgatttcgGTAAGATCAAGAACTATTAATTACTGTAGTGTCTTAATGAAACaaatatttatgatattttttaaattatattttttcttactatttatttaatcaaataaaaaacgaTTCAcgataaaattaaagaaaaaaatttaatttcattCATTCCAACAAATACAAATAAAAAGCAAAATCACAACATATATCTTTCTATTTAAATCAtcccattattttccaattttgtaacaaaaacaaaaccaaaaaaacaacaacattcacTTTCCATTATTTTCCATCCAAACAAAACATTCGGGTAAAACAGACATCTCTAGTTTGCACACGGCACGGGACCCACGAATCTATACTCTCCTAATTGACTCACACGCACGCACTATAACAATACTTTAATAACTTTTTTTACTGTCCTGTAAAACGTTAATTGTACTTCTCACTCTTCACCTCTGTACCTGTTCGTAACCCAACCCAACCCAACCCTGTTTCACCTTTTCTGAGTGAAGCGAGTGTACACCACGCGCCACCGCACTATCATCTAATTCACCCCGATCAGGTATTCCCCAATCTCCAGTTGCATTTTTTTTTCTCACACCAACATTTTCTTTGAGTTTTGGTTCTTGCATGTACCTAAATCAGCTAGGTTTTCGAATTACGTTCGGTGCGGTCACAATCTGAATTCAATTATTCTTTATTTATCACCTATCAGAAATTGCTTATTTTTTTTCCTAATTTCCATGTGTTTATGCTAAAGGCTTTTGCAATTTTGATCGGAGTCGCGGGGTGAATTAACAACATTTTGTTATCGGTACTGGTACCTGTAAATACCTTTTTGTCGCGGCCGTTTTCGCGGTCGCGTGCTGTTTTTGAAAACCTAAGAAATGCTTCAGGTATGATGCATTGATAAATTGTTGCTTTTATTTATATACAGGTGAAATGGCTGGTACTTCAAGTGGAAGAGAAGGAAAAAATGTTGTTTTCCCAAAAACTGAGGACTTTGATTATGGAATTTCACCTTATACTACTCTTTCAAGGGGTTTTGGGGTAtgagtttttttataattaaatgcaTCAATCAGAAAACTAGAATAATTgatcaacattttttttattgGATTGGATCAGTTATGAAACCTAATTTTGAAAACCGATTCAATTCAGTATTTCAATCTTAATCGGTGTTATATGCATATATTTTCAAGATGCATTTTCTCGATGTTTGCTTTATGATATGTATCAATATCATAGCATATAACATTTGAAAGACTAATTTTGTTTCAGCGACTTTTCATTTACTTATGTTGAGTTTCTTCCTTCACAATCACTAGGAAACTGCTGCAAGTTCATCCGGAAGCAAAGTACGGGCGTTCTTTATTGGGATGGGATTCCTGCCGGGTCTTGTTGATAAAGTGATAGAAGAGAATGGTACATTATGTGTGAGCAAGATGCTTTAGTCCTGTGCCAATTTGATTGGCTTATCATAAATTTCAATTTGCCACTTGTGGTAATGTGGCTCTGattgattttcttttgttttataggTGAAGAAAATTCCGACGCGTTATTAGAAATTCTCTTGAGATCTTCGGTGAGTGGAAACTTGTAATAACATTTGGTAGTTGTCTTGAGAGATTAGAAACTTGTAATAACATTTGTAGTTGTCTTGCTCTATTGATTTGTTAAAATTGCAGACAAATGGTGACTCATCAGATTCTTTGGAAGGCTCTCTTAATACAAACCAGCATAGaagtatcccaaatttctttcCCAATGCTCACTCAAACGAGGTAGCTTGTTTCCCTCCATGCCCTTTTTTTAGCCTTTTTGGGCAAGTTTCTTTGCTTCTGGATACTCAACAACCATATGGATTAAATAAGATAATTGCAATAAGAGAGTTGTATATAAAGGTGCTTCAGTGAGTTAGGAACCCCAAGAATAGGATAAATGTTTTTGATATTTCTATATCcatattttgtgttgttttttctTCTGAAATTAGACTTGCCATATTTGTCACTTCAAGGACTAATCCAATGTAAATGTTTTATTTGTAAGTTTTAACTGCCTTTTGTACTTCCTTTGCAACTATGTAGGCTATTCAAATATCAAATTCACAATCTTCTGATTCTCTCGATAGTTTGTTTGATGATAAGGATCCTCCCGAAGTTTCCACGGTCAATCAACCAAAAGAGGTACTTCTTAAATTTATTTAGGGTACCATCATGGTAGGAATGAGTTGAATATGCGATTTTGAATTAGTCTGGCTATATTGCATGCTATAAGATTTGTCGACAATAACTCACTACCCACTAGCTCTTCTAATACGTGCTTACATTTATCTGCCATCTTATGTTGGTTTATTCTTTTCATGTTCATGTGTACGCTTATGTTATACAAAATCCAAGTTGCTATTTTCTTTCAATAGGAATGTTAAGAAAACACACTATTTGGCGCACTCGTTGACATACTCTTTGTTGACTACGCATTTATATATATTCCCCTTGTCCTCATTGAAATTGAGACTCTTTACTGTGTTTGGTTGCAACATTAACTTCTAATTTTAACCAGCTCCTTAATATTTGCATATATTGTGCATTTCTCTCTCAGGAGCCTGACGAGCTTAGTGACGATATTGAAGACAAAAGTGGTACCTTATTGATGATGAATTTCTCTGTGGAGGAAGTTGAATTTGCAATCCGTAAACTTGGTAAGTGAATTACATATCACATGCATGTACTTATTAGCTTATCAGTTTTGTCTTGTCGTACTGGACCTGAAGACATATAAACTGGTCTTTTTGTATAGTCAAGGAAGTGAGATAGGAAATCgatatacatatatttttcatTGTTGTCTTGATAATAGAAAGTATAAAGAGAATTGACATTTTCAGTTGTAACTGATTTTCATTGATGTGAAAATTAGATACAAGAGATCATATACATTTATGGGTTTCTTGCTTCAATGGAGATTTATTGATTCAATGCAGGCAATAAAGCATCAATTCCTGAGCTGGTGGACTTCATCTTTGCTGCCCAGATTGCTAAAGTAATGAAAAAGGAGGAAGCAGAAGAAGATGATATCACCTGTTATGTTCGAGAAAAGGAGGTTTAGATACTCGACTCAATCAATAAGATTTTTCATGAGATGGTTACCATGCTTCTTTAAATCAAAACTTAAACCAATCCTCAACTTTATGAACCATGCTACTATTTGTTTACTTTATGGGGGACGCACAAATATAATGATGATACTTTAACATACTTTATTGCCTTTCAAtaaatttgttttcttatttttttagtaTATGTGTTTTGCAATGCCTTTGGCATGCATCTAATTTTTATACTGCGTGATCACAGATTAGCCATGAAGAACTCTACGGAATTATGGCAAAAACGCTTCAGTTGTTTGAAATGGGCTTCTCTGAGAATGAAATATCCTCAGCAGTTGATAAATTAGGTAATTGTGAAAGCTGATCTTTTGTCAACTGAGAAACTGTAACTTGTGTCTCAAGAGCTATGAGATGAATTCCTCGGAATGAAGCTTGTGTTGTGTCACTCTACCTTTATGTAAACTTTGAAAATATTGTGTATCCATTTCCTTTATTTAGACTTAATAGTTATTTATTACTCTCTAGATGGTCCAAATTCAGAGCTTACTATTAGTTGGCTTGTCTTTCAGGTCCAGATGTTCCAATTTCAGAGCTTGCAAACTTTATTTTTGCAGAACAAAATGGGACTGAATATGTGATGGAATATAAGGTTAGATTTTATGATAAttgtcataaaatatatgtgcATAAGAACCATTCGATTATAAACTTATTGTTGTTAAGTGTTAGTTTAACAcaaataatccatatgataaATAGATAATACTCAACAGTTAATTTGGCAAAAACCGTAATCTTTttcaagtttaaaaatgtgtgttCGTGTCCAAATATTACAGTAGTGCTAAGAAACTTATTATACGAAGTTAAAAGGTGTCTTTGTTTTATTGTAAACTAACCTGGTATCATGTTCAGACATTTTCAAGTAATAGTTGACTATTTACTGAATGGTGAAATTCCTTGCTTGGCTAGTATCCCTCTGGTCCTGCTTATTCTTGGATCAAAGAAGAACAGGAAACCGATTTGTATGGTACATCAGAAGTGAAAGTTGAGGATTTCAGTCATGAGCCTTCACAGTCAAGGCAGGTGAACTTTGAGGGAACTAGCACTGGCAAAAGGGTGAACTTCGAGGGCATTAGCAACGGCAAAAGGGTGAACTTTGAAGGAACTAGCACTGGCAAAAGGGTGAACTTTGAGGGAACTAGCACTGGCGAAAGGGTGAAGGAAGAAGATTACATTGATGAATTTACCGATGACGTGAAATATTCTGACATAATGGAAAATGACAGAAATAAGAGGCCAAAATATGAACATGATGATATTTCAAACGGTAGTCTTGATCCTTATTGGGTGGAAGAAAAGGTGGATACAATTGTTGCCACAATGTCGAGACGTAACAGATCAAATCCATCCAGGAGTCTAAGCAGTGTGGCAGCAAAGCCTCCATTTTTCTTATTTGGAAATGTTTCGAACATAACATACGAGTCATGGAAAAAAATGAGTCAGTTTCTGTATTGTATTGAACCtgaatttgtgaacaccgagttcTTTTCGGCCTTGAATAGAATAGAAGGTTACATTCACAATCTTCCAACAGAAAACAGGTTCCACATTCTTCCTAAGCCGCCTATGACTATCGAGGAAGCAGTACCGCGGGCAAAGAAATGGTGGCCTCCTTGGGATTCAAGGAAGCAGCTGAACTGTAATTATTATGAAACTCGTGGAATAACTCAACTTTGTGATAGACTAGGAAGGGATCTTGCTGACGCTGGGGGAGTACTCACATCTCAACAGCAGAGAGACATTCTTCGGTATTGTCGCGGTTTGAATCTTGTGTGGACTGGTAAACACAAACTTGGTCCAATAGAGCCTGAACACATGGAGCGTATCTTAGGCTATCCTTTGAATCACACTCAATCTGCTGAATGTGATTTGACAGAAAGACTTAAACTGCTAAGATGCTGTTTCCAGACAGATACATTAGGATATCATCTTTCGGTATTGAAGCCCATTTTTCCGAATGGACTGACACTGTTGTCGATTTTTAGTGGTATCGGCGGGGCTGAAGTTTCCCTTCACCGCCTTGGTATTAAAATAAAAGCTCTTGTATCAGTTGAGACTTCTCCAACTAAGAGGAAGATTCTCGAGAAGTGGTGGCGCAGTTCTGGACAAACCGGGACTTTGGTTCAGATCGAAGATATCCAAAAGCTGGCCAGTAAAAAGTTTGAGAATCTAATCAGTAAACTCGGTGTTTTTGACTTGGTCATTTATCAGAACCCGTGCTCTCAGCCAATTGCCAGGCCTCAGGAAGTTGGAAGTATGTCAGCTTTAGAGTTTTCAATATTTTGCGAGTCTGTTCGTGTTTTACAACGCGTACGAGGTCTGTGTGAAAGGATGTGAGTCGATGTTTTCGTAACTTGTTGTGTAGTAAAATCAAATTGGTCGTTGTTTTTGGTTGCATGGCACCTTGTTTTTTAGATTTCCTGACAAGGTGGTTGTTGTAAAATATGTGACTTTTTCAGTGCAGGGAATT encodes:
- the LOC131630587 gene encoding probable inactive DNA (cytosine-5)-methyltransferase DRM3 isoform X2 — encoded protein: MCEENSDALLEILLRSSTNGDSSDSLEGSLNTNQHRSIPNFFPNAHSNEAIQISNSQSSDSLDSLFDDKDPPEVSTVNQPKEEPDELSDDIEDKSGTLLMMNFSVEEVEFAIRKLGNKASIPELVDFIFAAQIAKVMKKEEAEEDDITCYVREKEISHEELYGIMAKTLQLFEMGFSENEISSAVDKLGPDVPISELANFIFAEQNGTEYVMEYKYPSGPAYSWIKEEQETDLYGTSEVKVEDFSHEPSQSRQVNFEGTSTGKRVNFEGISNGKRVNFEGTSTGKRVNFEGTSTGERVKEEDYIDEFTDDVKYSDIMENDRNKRPKYEHDDISNGSLDPYWVEEKVDTIVATMSRRNRSNPSRSLSSVAAKPPFFLFGNVSNITYESWKKMSQFLYCIEPEFVNTEFFSALNRIEGYIHNLPTENRFHILPKPPMTIEEAVPRAKKWWPPWDSRKQLNCNYYETRGITQLCDRLGRDLADAGGVLTSQQQRDILRYCRGLNLVWTGKHKLGPIEPEHMERILGYPLNHTQSAECDLTERLKLLRCCFQTDTLGYHLSVLKPIFPNGLTLLSIFSGIGGAEVSLHRLGIKIKALVSVETSPTKRKILEKWWRSSGQTGTLVQIEDIQKLASKKFENLISKLGVFDLVIYQNPCSQPIARPQEVGSMSALEFSIFCESVRVLQRVRGLCERM
- the LOC131630587 gene encoding probable inactive DNA (cytosine-5)-methyltransferase DRM3 isoform X1 — encoded protein: MAGTSSGREGKNVVFPKTEDFDYGISPYTTLSRGFGETAASSSGSKVRAFFIGMGFLPGLVDKVIEENGEENSDALLEILLRSSTNGDSSDSLEGSLNTNQHRSIPNFFPNAHSNEAIQISNSQSSDSLDSLFDDKDPPEVSTVNQPKEEPDELSDDIEDKSGTLLMMNFSVEEVEFAIRKLGNKASIPELVDFIFAAQIAKVMKKEEAEEDDITCYVREKEISHEELYGIMAKTLQLFEMGFSENEISSAVDKLGPDVPISELANFIFAEQNGTEYVMEYKYPSGPAYSWIKEEQETDLYGTSEVKVEDFSHEPSQSRQVNFEGTSTGKRVNFEGISNGKRVNFEGTSTGKRVNFEGTSTGERVKEEDYIDEFTDDVKYSDIMENDRNKRPKYEHDDISNGSLDPYWVEEKVDTIVATMSRRNRSNPSRSLSSVAAKPPFFLFGNVSNITYESWKKMSQFLYCIEPEFVNTEFFSALNRIEGYIHNLPTENRFHILPKPPMTIEEAVPRAKKWWPPWDSRKQLNCNYYETRGITQLCDRLGRDLADAGGVLTSQQQRDILRYCRGLNLVWTGKHKLGPIEPEHMERILGYPLNHTQSAECDLTERLKLLRCCFQTDTLGYHLSVLKPIFPNGLTLLSIFSGIGGAEVSLHRLGIKIKALVSVETSPTKRKILEKWWRSSGQTGTLVQIEDIQKLASKKFENLISKLGVFDLVIYQNPCSQPIARPQEVGSMSALEFSIFCESVRVLQRVRGLCERM